Within the Miscanthus floridulus cultivar M001 chromosome 17, ASM1932011v1, whole genome shotgun sequence genome, the region AGAGATGTCGACGGTGGGCCTCAGCTCGGCACAGACCTCGATGGCACCGTGGACAGGGTCTGACAGGAAGTTGCTGATGAGGTCCTGGTTGATCGGGGCGTCCTTGTCCACCGTCACGAAGGCCTGCTGCGTCAGGATGTAATCGAAGCGCGGCGCCCACTTCCTGGATCCCAGGCGGGCCGTCGTGGAGCAGTTGTCCACCATGAAGGCAACCCCACGGGCGTGCATGAACGGGTTCAGCGAGTCCACCGACTCGATCACGCTCTCGTTGATGATCTCGGAGTAGGAGTGCCCCTTCTTCCTCAGGATCTCAATCTGAAGCCATTGCACAACATCAAACGAGGTAAGGGTAAGCTCCACTGACAACATTGAGGGTTATCTCGATCGGTTGTCGCTTGAGAAGGTGGAAAAACCTTACCTGAGCCATCATGAGGGCAATGTACACTCCAGCAGTGAAGGCATGGAGCGGGCCAAGATCACCTTCCGGACGGGTTGAACGCACCTTTTCACCAACCTTCCACATGCGAGTTTGGTCGATGTTGCCCATTGGAAAAGCTGGGAGGCCTTCTTTCTCCTATGAACACAtaataattattttattttaaattGTGTAAAAAATGTATGCTTAACCATGAGCACGACCAACATCAGAGATAATGGTTTAATGTAACAGAACTCACGTAAAACCTCCGCCCAGCCAACACCACGCTCCGGATTTCACTTCCAGAGGCCACATCTTCATAGCATTCATAGAGTATATCCATGCACGGATAAAACGATGCACTGTAAGCCTTGTTGAACTCCTTTTTGCCTTCCTCACTCAACGAGTTGTACACTTCAAGCATCCCCTGGGGTCCAACCAGGAAATTAAGAACACAATCTAATAAACAAAGACCAACAATGGTTGGCATAAGGATGAACAACCGCATACCTTCTTTGAGATGGTTTTCGAGATGATCCCAGTGATGCCCTCGACAGTGTTTTTGTAGGCTGACTCTTCATCCATTCCTTGTTCTGTGTATCTCCTAAACAGAGCCTCCACAATACCATGGACAGCACCCAGCAAAATGCCTGTATGTTAAATGGTTAGTTACATACTTGCAGTACAATTATTAGAGGCACCATGAACAGGTCAGTATGATCACCTCGCTCTCCAAAGATATCGCTCTTGTACTCCTGTTCTAAGGTAGTAGCAAACGTGAAGGGGGAGCCAAGCGCAACTGACCATGCTAGAGCAACATCAGTTGCCCTTCCATCAACATCCTACACAATGAAACAACATTAGTAAAAGTATAAAGCACATCTGTCACCAAATGCATCTGAAATATGTTTTCAATAGATCAAAcaaatagaaataaaaaataaaacattgaTGAGCACAGCAAAGCTTCAAACATACCTGGTGCACAGCAAAGCTAGAGTTGATGCCAGCACCATTGACTTCCTTGCCCTGAACATAAAGCCTGCGAACAGATGGacctgttagttgatctccaccaataggcccaacggtctattgggccctatctctactccctgatcgggggagcccaaccctaattcggttgaagggcccctgtcgcacagcacacattaAAGGAAGGTGGGcgtgagggctcggactacgaggttgactggagccgccacacccacctacagaaaccctaataccgatctaaagccgtgctgccagcgacgggatggccCACCGACTCCGCCTCTGCCTCGCCCCTGCGGGTCACCGCCGGCGCTACTGGACTTCTTCTACACCGCGGCACCGGCTACGGAGTATCTACCAAAAGGGCGAGGAGCCTACCCTGATCCTACGGTTTACACACAGAGGTACTCACACGATatcgatcctaacaatggtaccagagcctgtgtaatcctaaccctaaccgggaaaAAGTAAAGAAAAGGGACCGGGGGTGACGGATGTCACTGGaacccggtcaccaccgccaccgcgcgggaaAAGTGCCGCACTGACACGGCAAGAAAAGAAAAGATCCgtgttcggatcagagaagaagaagaaaagagaacAAGATCCATTCGGATCAGAGAACAGAGAGGGCTCTCGGCACTccagccgaaccctaacccaagaACTGAACAGATCTAGTTCGGAACTAGGGAAAGAATCAGTCTCGGATTAACCTTaatccgaaaagaaaagaaaaatccaaAGAAGAGCAAAAGAACAGGGGCTggaatcgaaccctaaccctagatcccgattcgattcggatgaactccaaagGGAAAAACCGAATCGGTCGAATcaaaagaaagaagagaaataaaagaaaacagaaTTTAACCCTAGATACATTCGGAtgtcaaagaaagaaaggaaaaacagaaaagaaagaggaaaagaacAGGGTCGGCATACGAACCCTAAAACCTAACCCTAACGGATCCACCCTCGCCGGCGCGGGAAAAGAAGAGCCGCGACGGCctttcgccggcgcgggagaagaaaggCCGCCGAACCGGTGctgctgctcgccgggctcggcaaaggggtcaccgcggccaggccgctcgacggcggcgcgctcacccgctggggagcgcgcacgcaggcgagggggccggcggcgGTGCCATGGATGCCCGCCTCGCTCCACCACTCGCTCTCGTCTGGCTCGGTTCCGATGCGGCTGAGaagagagagcaagagagagaggagagagcggcgcagaaagagagagagagagagcggcgaagaaAGAATGAGTTAGGGTTTTGGAGGGCGCGGCCGCGGGGGGGTTTTTGTTCGCCCTATCCGCGCGCGCGACCGTCCGATCAGACAGACGGCGCAGATTCACCGGGCCGGCTTTCAGCCCAGGCGGGTGCGCGCGCCAGgccgaattcccggcccaggcccaggttgcggcctgggcgcgggggagcgcgcGGGAAAGGGCGCAAACGGCCATGGGCCGTGGGCCGCCTTGCCATTTTGGGCCGACACAGGAAAAGCAAGAGCCAGTTTcggttttttctttttcctggaaaattgaaaatacaaattggctcaaaagaaaaatagaaaaaaggtattttacctgtgggtaaaattcaagaaattgattgaaagttttttccgctgctaaagaaaaagtatattctccagttTATTtgtaccaatgtggtatttaactggagaaaagaaaagtttttccagtaaatctttatttcctggaaattgattaatggattaaaggaaatagaaaatTACAATTTTCCCTGtgagtaaaattcaagaaaaagagagtttttccacagTCAAAGAAAAGTAGTTCatactccagttattttgaaccaatgtggtatttaattggagaaaaagagatttttccgctgctaaagaaaacgttgattctccagttattttgaaccaatgtgatatttaattggagagaaaaagagatttgacataattatgatgttgttattttctgaccaacgttgataataacaatatcgtaatgttaatgatttatgcattaattctacttctgcccaacggtgatgtagaattagtgtataagaacagttgttaatgttaaagatttatgcattaattctacttctgcccaacggtgatgtagaattagtgtgtaagaacagttgtgaatGTTAAAgagttatgcattaattctatttctgcccaacggtgatgtagaattagtgtataagaataattgtatgttttgattttgaccaacgttggaatcaaggcatgcaaatgatgttattgctatgttaagaaaagttttaacCTGGTTTTTCATCTTgtttgaggtggactgggtagtcacctcaccgtgttccactgagtttgtggcaccggtAAGGGAGACAAAAGTGAATGATGCcatttgggcaactaaagagagggattttgaatcccaaaagatatcctatgactccttgggcataggaaatgaatcactaccaacaagaaaaagtttggctgtgataaagaacatgattgaacctgcaattgtaggctaaatcctagagtgtgacacggtcaccgagtacctcgatagaataaagagtcagttcactggctcttcaaagacatatgctactcagCTGAAGTGGTGGCATAAGaaagctcacgatgcgttgtcgaaattatggcaatgtcgtttaggccatatttcgagggggagaatagaaagaaaagttaagaatgatattcttcctcccatTATAGAGCTCTCAGATGTAGAACaatacagagaatgcataaaagaaaaagtatgtaaagaagcgcaggaattttatagattattcacacagacatctgtgatcagctttcctgtaaagagtgtgggtggttatgattcgttcataacattcacagatgattactcccattatgactatatttatccaatcaaagaaagaaaagatgtattggataaatttaagatattaaagattaaagaCAGTCAGGTTTGACCGTGGTGGAGTACTACgatcggcataccctaaaagaatagtatagtagcccagtattctataccgggtgaacctcagcagaataaagtagctaaaagaatcaatcgtaccctgatggatatggtgggcagtataataatttactccaccttatagttgagcctgtggatggaggcattaaaacctccattcatattctcaatagagtatcaagaaagtcggtgctcaaaacactgtatgagttgtggacagagagaacaccctcacttaaccacttgcgtgtgtgtgggggagccctgctgaggctaaagtgtttaacccaaacattgggaagttatatcccaaaacagtaagttgtcatttatttggctacatagaaaagttaaaaggttttcgtttctactgttcaaagagatatacaaagtttgtgaaaataagacatgctgtcttcctagaggacgaattgatgaaggggagcatggtagctcgagaaattgaccttgaagtgaagcgggtgtaagcgcccactccaatgattcatgagccaattttctcactacctgttgtagctgcaccgacagtgctagatgctatggtgccagcacctgttgttatttcacctgtggcaacaatgaatgaaaatgaggaacctgttcttcaggattctatagaacctattgccacacatgagggggagcaacaacagcctcaaacagaagatgtgccaaaagaggaggcccctaaaaggtctcaaaaagttagaaaatcagctatttctgctgattatgaagtgtacaacactaaagaatttcaaatggaggatgatcccgcctcgtttgaagaagccatgagtagtgatcagtcatcaaagtggcttgaggccatggaagatgaaataaaatcattgaatgctaataaagtttgggacttggaaataattcctaaaagagtcaaaacagtaggctataaatgggtctacaagactaaacatgactctcaagggaatatagagagatataaagctcgacttgtggcaaaaggttttgagcaaagagaagagattgattacaatgagatattttcttcagtctcatgtaaagtttccttcagaatcataatggcattagtggcacattacgattgaaaattacatcagatggatgtaaagacgacatttctcaacgaagacttggaggaaaatgtttacatggcacaaccgaaaggttttgtcatggaaggaaaagaacgaatgggatgtcgcctaaagaaatccatttatggattaaagcaagcttcaagacagtggtacttgaagtttgatcagtcaataaagaattttgggttttaaagagaatatagaggacaattgtgtctatgcaaactTTAAgattgggaagtttatcttccttatcCTATATGtaaatgatatcttacttgctagtagtgatgtcagtctactacaggagacaaagaagttttgttctcaaaacttgatatgaaagatcttgaggaagtctcgttcgttctagggatcgagattcaccaagatagaaggaaaagggtataaggactgtcacaaaaggcatacatggaaaagatcttaaagaaattcagtatgcacaaatgtagtctctcacctgctcctatagtcaagggcgatagatgtggggattttcaatgccccaggaaccaatatgagctcaatcgacaaagtgaaagtggttccatatgcttcagctgtcggaagcttgcaacatgctcaagtatgtacgcgccctgactttgcatttgttaccgggttttacttggcagattccagagtaattctggaatagaacactgaaattagtaaagaaagtcttgcattatttgcaaggaacgaaaggcctcatgatgacatatggaagatctgattcactccacatggtgggatattcagattctgattatgtgagagtgaatgcatatccagacgtggattttctatcatctcgcaaaggggagctatttcatggaaaagctcaaaacaaactgtcactacatcgtccacaatgtatgacggtttgtagcgtgctatgaggcaacgggcaggtgaactaactaacgaagttcatacccggttttgaaggtggttgacgacatctatagaccactaaagtaaaactgcgattataatctggcagtacaggatgctcacaacataagtcaagtggagctgccaaacacattgacatagagtattatgttgtgaaagataaagtccgggatcaagtcataagtcttgagcatataagaacagaaaggatgctcgcggatccgcttacaaaaggcttaccacccaacatgttcagaggacatggtgttcagagaacatgtagctagcttgggtttaagggaaagcctaaaatattcctggacaaaagaaggcccaaagataagtatctatttcagaacagagtagtgagttgtagctgttaagtctatcggcaatggaccgtgacgatgagacatgctctatgagctaatctgtaatggaatgaacaaaagcaaatgatatgaaagtgaaagatggaatgagatcaagggggagaatgttagttgatctccaccaataggcccaacggtctattgggccctatctctactccctgatcgggggagcccaaccctaattcggttgaagggcccctgtcgcacagcacacattaAAGGAAGGTGGGcgtgagggctcggactacgaggttgactggagccgccacacccacctacagaaaccctaataccgatctaaagccgtgctgccagcgacgggatggccCACCGACTCCGCCTCTGCCTCGCCCCTGCGGGTCACCGCCGGCGCTACTGGACTTCTTCTACACCGCGGCACCGGCTACGGAGTATCTACCAAAAGGGCGAGGAGCCTACCCTGATCCTACGGTTTACACACAGAGGTACTCACACGATATCGATCCTAACCATTCCCTTGGGGCATACAGCAATCACACTGATGTTCTTTGGGAAATCAAGTCCAAGTGATTGCAAATGTCCCAGAAGAAATCCATGAGATAAACCAAGGATACTGTTTGGTTTCATGTGAGAGAAGATCTTCTCATAGTTGTCAGCCTGCAGAAAGTGAAATCCAACTTTCAGGAAGAATGAAACCAAAGATGTAACAATTAAGTACCATATCAGTGTAATGAAATGATGAATGGGTGTGCTACAGAACGACATATAGGTTGAACTAACCAGCAGGGAACAAAATAACCTCTTGTAGAAGACTTGGCACAGGTCAAGCATCAGGCAGAAGTATACATATACAAAAGAATGCACATGAAACCGTGCAGCTAGTGAACATGGAGCAAACCTGTGCAGCATCAGATATCAGCAGCAACACAAGATCGCTGCCTGAGACAGTTTCCCAGATATCGCCCAAGGTTCCACTC harbors:
- the LOC136518133 gene encoding ketol-acid reductoisomerase, chloroplastic-like encodes the protein MAASTLAFGHPKTLAAAASAAGAKTLPTSSSVSFPATQQPACLLSSSSASGARRRDVAAMVSAPPAVGTAMPLLDFDTSVFNKEKVSLAGHEEYIVRGGRNLFPLLPEAFKGVKQIGVIGWGSQGPAQAQNLRDSLAEAKSDIVVKIGLRKGSKSFEEARAAGFTEESGTLGDIWETVSGSDLVLLLISDAAQADNYEKIFSHMKPNSILGLSHGFLLGHLQSLGLDFPKNISVIAVCPKGMVRIDIVLYVQGKEVNGAGINSSFAVHQDVDGRATDVALAWSVALGSPFTFATTLEQEYKSDIFGERGILLGAVHGIVEALFRRYTEQGMDEESAYKNTVEGITGIISKTISKKGMLEVYNSLSEEGKKEFNKAYSASFYPCMDILYECYEDVASGSEIRSVVLAGRRFYEKEGLPAFPMGNIDQTRMWKVGEKVRSTRPEGDLGPLHAFTAGVYIALMMAQIEILRKKGHSYSEIINESVIESVDSLNPFMHARGVAFMVDNCSTTARLGSRKWAPRFDYILTQQAFVTVDKDAPINQDLISNFLSDPVHGAIEVCAELRPTVDISVPANADFVRPELRQSS